The bacterium genome contains a region encoding:
- a CDS encoding PAS domain S-box protein translates to MDNFEQYIQSLVQYAGDAIFAVGKTQCILSWNLGAEELLGYKSDEILGKSVDMLSPHENRRQMRSMVVEVMEGGALKNLECQLITKTGNIVAAYVTASPIQDEVSEVVGVSIIAKDVTDQNRLLNMLIEKEKRSAHLEGLIESLTTISHHIRNAAAVISTRAELARQLDEVPTYHNLTEICVKETRRIAAVIDSLNDIVREVKGTDNDFKTIEMKGAPSKMIDIEKSIKEKLQRIDEEFR, encoded by the coding sequence GTGGACAATTTTGAACAGTATATTCAAAGCCTGGTACAATATGCCGGCGATGCGATTTTTGCCGTTGGCAAAACACAATGTATTCTTTCGTGGAATCTTGGCGCCGAAGAATTACTCGGATATAAATCCGACGAAATTCTTGGCAAAAGCGTCGATATGTTGTCGCCGCATGAAAACAGGCGACAAATGCGTTCCATGGTAGTCGAAGTAATGGAAGGCGGCGCGTTGAAAAATCTTGAGTGTCAATTGATCACTAAAACGGGCAATATCGTCGCGGCATATGTGACCGCGTCGCCTATCCAAGATGAAGTGTCCGAAGTGGTCGGCGTTTCAATTATTGCGAAAGACGTAACCGATCAAAACCGATTGCTCAACATGTTGATCGAGAAAGAAAAACGTAGCGCACACCTTGAAGGATTGATCGAATCGCTGACGACCATTTCTCATCATATCCGTAACGCGGCGGCCGTTATTTCGACACGGGCGGAATTAGCGCGCCAGTTGGATGAGGTTCCGACCTATCATAATTTGACGGAAATTTGTGTTAAAGAGACGCGGCGCATTGCCGCCGTCATCGACAGCCTCAACGATATTGTACGCGAAGTCAAAGGTACGGACAACGACTTCAAAACGATTGAAATGAAAGGGGCGCCGTCTAAAATGATCGATATCGAAAAAAGCATTAAAGAAAAGCTTCAGCGGATCGATGAGGAATTTCGCTGA
- the pgeF gene encoding peptidoglycan editing factor PgeF codes for MDVHYSDGIGFGRFKSFEPFSEVAAFFTTRKGGVSTAPYDSLNMGLGTEDVRESVEENRRRFFQAVNISQDRIVRQKQVHEDRIRYVTEPGFVDQTDACFTDRKNVFLTVTVADCVPIFFYEPRKQVVGVIHAGWRGTEKAIALKTINQVTSKFQIDPTEIVAIIGPSISMQQYEISEDVAEKFDPQFIHRNGFIKPHLDLWQANASQLRTAGVENITISGLCTVEYGDLFFSHRGSGGKSGRMIGIIGIK; via the coding sequence ATGGATGTGCACTATTCCGATGGCATCGGATTTGGCCGGTTTAAAAGTTTTGAACCATTTTCCGAAGTGGCTGCTTTTTTTACGACCCGTAAAGGCGGCGTGAGCACAGCGCCCTATGACTCTCTGAATATGGGACTTGGAACAGAGGATGTTCGCGAATCCGTGGAAGAAAATCGCCGCCGTTTTTTTCAGGCTGTAAACATTTCTCAAGATCGAATTGTCAGGCAAAAGCAAGTTCATGAAGATAGAATTAGATATGTGACTGAACCCGGATTCGTCGACCAAACCGACGCGTGTTTTACGGATCGCAAAAATGTTTTTCTGACGGTGACGGTAGCGGATTGTGTTCCGATATTTTTTTATGAGCCCCGCAAACAGGTTGTCGGGGTTATCCATGCCGGGTGGCGCGGTACGGAAAAAGCCATCGCATTGAAAACGATTAACCAGGTTACGTCCAAATTTCAGATTGATCCGACTGAAATCGTTGCCATTATCGGTCCGTCTATCAGTATGCAGCAGTATGAAATTAGCGAGGATGTGGCAGAAAAATTCGATCCGCAATTCATTCACCGCAACGGTTTTATTAAACCGCACTTGGATTTGTGGCAAGCCAATGCTTCGCAGTTGCGCACCGCCGGCGTAGAAAATATTACGATCAGCGGCTTATGTACCGTTGAATACGGCGATTTGTTCTTTTCGCATCGTGGCAGCGGGGGGAAGTCCGGTCGTATGATCGGTATTATTGGAATTAAATAA